A region from the Candidatus Bathyarchaeota archaeon genome encodes:
- a CDS encoding FMN-binding glutamate synthase family protein → MTFSKPNRSPATLTKNRTDPCPVSGLCVTCIDGCPGPCEVAKSAIRGSEVIYPAPFGIITTGSQKNYPVNLSHFNIMGTTVGAIGIEADSDKAIFPNVDLETKIGQGEGIKLKVPWFTCALGSTKIAKDNWKELAIGAAISGTMQVIGENVCGMDVDSKFNNGKVIHSPELEWRVKTYKEWREEGYGAIVVQSNVEDTKLGVLEYAMSDLEVDAVELKWGQGAKDIGGEVKIRDLGKAQLLKKRGYIVIPNPENPDIIEAFKKKHFKEFERHSRVGMVTEEAFVSRVKELRSLGVKYIFLKTGAYRPADVARAVKFSSKAKIDLLTVDGAGGGTGMSPWRMMNEWGIPSVEIWSLTYQYIDRLAKRGDYVPSVAFAGGITMEDHIFKALTLGAPYVKAIGMARAPLTAAMIGKNVGGRINEDNLPVYYARYGNTIDAIFVEATRLKSKFREKFKSLPTGAIGLYTYNQRLIHGLKQLMCGARKFALQYITRDDIAALTPEAVRISGINYIMDADKEEVEKILS, encoded by the coding sequence ATGACCTTTTCAAAACCAAATAGAAGCCCAGCAACTCTAACTAAAAATAGAACCGATCCATGTCCCGTCAGCGGGCTTTGCGTCACTTGCATAGATGGATGCCCAGGCCCATGCGAAGTTGCCAAATCCGCCATAAGAGGTAGCGAAGTCATTTACCCAGCGCCTTTCGGCATAATAACCACTGGATCCCAAAAGAACTATCCCGTAAACCTTTCGCACTTCAACATCATGGGAACAACCGTAGGAGCCATTGGCATTGAAGCCGACAGTGACAAAGCCATATTTCCCAACGTTGACCTGGAAACCAAAATAGGTCAAGGCGAAGGTATAAAATTAAAGGTTCCATGGTTCACCTGTGCCCTTGGATCGACAAAAATCGCCAAAGATAACTGGAAAGAATTGGCTATTGGCGCAGCAATCTCAGGAACAATGCAAGTAATAGGGGAAAATGTATGTGGCATGGATGTTGACTCAAAATTCAACAATGGAAAAGTAATTCATTCTCCGGAATTGGAATGGAGAGTGAAAACCTACAAGGAGTGGAGAGAAGAAGGCTACGGTGCCATTGTTGTTCAATCCAACGTAGAAGATACAAAGCTCGGCGTTCTTGAATATGCAATGTCAGATTTAGAAGTGGACGCTGTTGAACTAAAGTGGGGCCAAGGAGCCAAAGATATTGGCGGCGAAGTTAAAATCAGAGATCTAGGCAAGGCGCAGCTTCTAAAGAAAAGAGGATACATAGTTATCCCCAATCCTGAGAATCCTGACATTATTGAAGCATTCAAGAAAAAACACTTTAAAGAATTCGAAAGGCACTCTCGAGTTGGCATGGTTACAGAAGAAGCTTTTGTGAGCAGAGTGAAAGAACTCAGAAGCTTAGGTGTTAAATATATTTTTCTAAAGACAGGGGCTTACCGACCAGCGGACGTGGCAAGAGCTGTAAAATTCTCGTCCAAGGCTAAGATCGACCTACTTACCGTTGACGGTGCAGGTGGCGGAACTGGAATGAGTCCTTGGCGTATGATGAATGAGTGGGGAATACCCAGCGTAGAGATCTGGTCATTAACGTATCAATATATAGATAGACTAGCTAAGAGAGGAGACTACGTACCTAGCGTAGCCTTCGCCGGAGGCATTACTATGGAAGACCACATCTTTAAAGCACTGACGCTAGGTGCACCATACGTCAAAGCAATAGGCATGGCAAGAGCCCCCCTTACCGCAGCTATGATAGGCAAAAATGTTGGTGGTAGAATCAATGAAGACAATCTTCCAGTCTACTATGCAAGATATGGCAACACCATCGATGCGATCTTTGTCGAAGCAACTAGGTTGAAAAGCAAGTTTAGAGAAAAATTCAAGAGCTTACCTACAGGAGCAATTGGCCTCTACACCTACAATCAAAGGTTGATCCACGGACTTAAACAGTTGATGTGTGGAGCCCGAAAATTCGCGCTTCAGTATATCACGCGAGATGACATCGCTGCCTTAACTCCTGAAGCTGTAAGGATATCTGGGATTAATTACATTATGGATGCGGATAAGGAAGAGGTCGAGAAAATCTTAAGCTAA
- a CDS encoding pyridoxamine 5'-phosphate oxidase family protein, protein MRELDFEKLREEKIKFLESHHTIIMATSHDNKVTARTVTYATEGLDFYFMSWNHHEKILQIKENSNVALARDNISIKGVAEILGKPLDEKSKKGAEVTKKKHPKEFEIFCRIPGMIMAKVTPTYIKSWVRIDGNFFIEHLDLDNKVAYLEKPNKN, encoded by the coding sequence ATGAGAGAACTAGATTTTGAGAAACTGAGAGAAGAAAAGATCAAATTCTTAGAAAGCCATCACACAATAATAATGGCTACATCACACGATAACAAAGTTACAGCAAGAACCGTTACTTATGCCACTGAAGGACTCGATTTCTACTTCATGTCTTGGAATCACCATGAGAAGATACTTCAAATAAAAGAAAACTCGAATGTCGCATTAGCAAGAGACAACATAAGCATAAAAGGCGTTGCAGAAATCTTAGGAAAACCATTAGACGAAAAGAGCAAGAAAGGGGCAGAAGTTACCAAGAAAAAGCATCCAAAAGAATTTGAAATCTTTTGTCGCATTCCGGGAATGATTATGGCAAAAGTAACACCTACATACATCAAATCTTGGGTGCGAATTGACGGCAACTTCTTCATAGAACATCTAGATCTGGACAACAAAGTAGCATATTTAGAGAAACCTAACAAAAATTAG
- a CDS encoding calcium/sodium antiporter, with protein sequence MILPLILLMLGLVGLFLGSQLAVRGFENIARHFGLSHLFIGLTIVAIGTSLPEIAVSVVGAIDILAGAEMSAVSGIVVGNKIGSYLNQLTIIMGIVGLAGLMSITKRELKREGTMLILSIILFSLVALDLKITPLEGVVVTLAYLLYFIYLVKQEAPSKSTPKVEKEKPEMHRVKDLLMILIGMGILILAAEFVVEGSVQLAELWHVPPSVAGLLIVGLGTGLPELTLDITALRRGAAGIAVGDMIGSNICDILFSLGAGAMISGFTVEPVLLLFDTPFMFLVAFLVIGLFLRNMRLERKEALVLILVYVSYVLLKLTFFMGG encoded by the coding sequence ATGATACTCCCACTCATCCTTTTGATGCTTGGTTTAGTGGGTCTTTTTTTGGGTTCGCAACTGGCGGTAAGAGGTTTTGAGAACATAGCACGCCACTTCGGACTCTCTCATCTGTTCATAGGGTTAACGATAGTAGCCATAGGAACCTCTTTGCCAGAAATAGCGGTCAGCGTAGTAGGAGCCATAGACATACTTGCGGGTGCTGAAATGTCTGCGGTTTCTGGTATCGTGGTCGGCAACAAAATCGGCTCTTACCTTAATCAACTTACTATAATTATGGGCATCGTAGGGCTTGCCGGATTGATGTCCATAACCAAACGGGAACTGAAGAGGGAGGGAACCATGCTAATTCTGTCCATAATTCTCTTTTCTTTAGTCGCCTTGGACTTGAAAATAACTCCTCTGGAAGGAGTTGTTGTCACACTCGCTTATCTGCTATACTTCATTTACCTCGTCAAGCAAGAGGCACCTTCCAAATCAACCCCTAAAGTAGAAAAAGAAAAACCAGAAATGCACCGCGTCAAAGACCTCTTGATGATCCTCATTGGGATGGGTATTCTCATTTTGGCTGCAGAATTTGTTGTTGAAGGAAGTGTTCAACTCGCTGAGTTATGGCACGTCCCCCCTTCTGTTGCAGGGCTGTTGATAGTTGGCTTGGGCACAGGCTTGCCAGAACTGACACTTGACATAACAGCCCTGCGAAGGGGCGCAGCAGGCATAGCGGTGGGCGACATGATTGGGAGCAACATCTGCGACATTCTTTTCTCCTTGGGCGCTGGTGCCATGATCTCCGGGTTTACAGTTGAGCCTGTGCTGTTATTGTTCGACACACCTTTCATGTTCTTGGTAGCTTTTCTTGTGATAGGTTTGTTTTTGAGGAATATGAGACTTGAAAGGAAGGAGGCGCTGGTGCTCATACTCGTTTACGTGTCTTATGTGTTGTTGAAACTGACGTTTTTCATGGGAGGTTAG
- a CDS encoding acyl-CoA dehydrogenase family protein, giving the protein MDFSLNQEQEILRKTIRSFAERELAPKASEIEDKGEFPRDIIEKMANLGLIGIVIPEKYGGSPMGHLARVIAIEEISRVHPSMGLFLQATPMGLWTILRFGSDEQKLRYIPPVVKGEEIMCMAVTEPTGGSDPTAIRTVAKGDGNEYVINGSKCFVTNGGVADSCVFIAKTGHKSGSLSVFVVEKGTPGFKCGTREKHMGFQSMEITELFFKDCRIPKENLIGREGDGLKAALASISEIGRIGNAGVALGIAEAAYETALQFAMERQLYGNPIFQLQTIQFMLADMDVEIEAARWLAYYAAWLLDHGKAGREIAKEIARAKLYTAEVARKTAVNAVQIHGAYGTLPEFKAIRYLLDSLETIAAGGTSEIMRIIIARNSQ; this is encoded by the coding sequence ATGGACTTCAGCCTCAATCAAGAACAGGAAATACTCAGAAAAACAATACGCAGCTTTGCTGAAAGAGAACTTGCGCCAAAAGCTTCTGAAATCGAGGATAAAGGCGAGTTCCCGCGTGACATTATTGAGAAAATGGCGAATCTAGGGCTCATAGGAATCGTAATTCCTGAAAAATACGGCGGCTCACCTATGGGGCACCTAGCGCGTGTAATAGCTATAGAAGAGATTTCGCGTGTTCACCCTTCTATGGGACTGTTTCTTCAAGCAACACCCATGGGTCTCTGGACAATACTCCGCTTCGGAAGTGATGAACAAAAACTCAGATATATTCCGCCCGTGGTCAAGGGAGAAGAAATCATGTGCATGGCAGTCACTGAACCCACAGGGGGTTCAGATCCCACAGCAATTAGAACCGTAGCCAAAGGCGACGGAAATGAATACGTGATTAACGGAAGCAAGTGCTTCGTCACAAACGGAGGCGTAGCAGACAGTTGTGTTTTCATTGCCAAAACGGGGCATAAATCGGGAAGCCTCAGCGTTTTTGTGGTTGAGAAAGGAACACCGGGCTTCAAGTGTGGAACAAGAGAGAAGCATATGGGTTTTCAAAGCATGGAAATTACTGAATTGTTTTTTAAAGATTGCCGAATTCCTAAAGAGAATCTTATTGGCAGAGAAGGGGATGGGCTGAAAGCCGCACTTGCATCAATTTCTGAAATTGGCAGAATAGGCAACGCAGGTGTAGCCTTAGGAATTGCAGAAGCTGCTTACGAGACAGCGTTACAATTTGCTATGGAAAGACAATTGTACGGGAACCCGATTTTTCAGCTTCAAACTATTCAGTTTATGCTTGCAGACATGGATGTTGAAATTGAGGCTGCAAGATGGTTGGCTTATTATGCGGCGTGGCTCTTGGATCACGGAAAAGCAGGTAGAGAAATTGCAAAAGAGATTGCGAGAGCGAAGCTTTACACGGCTGAAGTTGCCAGAAAAACTGCTGTTAACGCAGTTCAAATTCACGGAGCTTATGGAACATTACCTGAGTTTAAAGCGATACGTTATCTGCTAGACTCTCTAGAAACAATTGCGGCGGGTGGAACAAGCGAAATAATGCGCATAATAATAGCGCGGAACTCACAATAG
- a CDS encoding translation elongation factor-like protein, with the protein MGEHEIKEVGIVTHYFTKISVAVVELSDTLSVGDRILIKGMTTEVEQTVNSMQIEHESVEKAEAGQSFGLKVDDRVREGDTVYKVLQ; encoded by the coding sequence TTGGGTGAACACGAGATTAAGGAGGTTGGCATTGTGACTCATTACTTCACGAAAATAAGCGTAGCTGTTGTCGAGTTGAGCGACACGCTTTCTGTGGGGGACCGTATTCTCATAAAGGGTATGACAACGGAGGTTGAACAAACCGTCAATTCGATGCAAATAGAGCATGAAAGCGTGGAAAAAGCTGAGGCAGGGCAAAGTTTCGGATTGAAAGTTGATGACCGTGTGAGAGAAGGTGACACGGTCTACAAAGTACTCCAATAA
- the gyaR gene encoding glyoxylate reductase → MQKPKVYVTRELPERGLHIIKERFDAEVWPEYAPPPKEVITEKAAKVDALATLLSDKIDAEVFDAAPNLRIVSQLAVGFDNIDVKEATKRGIYVTNTPGVLTETTADFAWALLMAAARRVAEADRYVRAGKWKVGWHPAMLQGRDVYGATLGIIGLGRIGSSIAKRARGFDMKVLYYDVIRRQDLEKELKIEYAEIDTLLQKADFVTINVPLLKATYHLIDEKKLRLMKKTAILINNARGPVVDEKALYEALKEGWIASAGLDVFEQEPTPQSNPLLTLENVIVAPHISSASFETRSRMSEMVAENLVAFFESRVPPNLVNKDVVGIKKPGPK, encoded by the coding sequence ATGCAGAAACCTAAAGTATACGTTACCAGAGAATTGCCAGAAAGAGGATTACACATAATAAAAGAACGATTTGACGCGGAGGTTTGGCCTGAATACGCTCCGCCGCCAAAAGAAGTGATTACTGAAAAAGCCGCTAAAGTTGACGCGTTAGCCACACTGTTGTCAGACAAGATAGACGCAGAAGTGTTTGACGCAGCACCTAACCTTAGAATCGTTTCTCAACTTGCTGTAGGATTTGACAACATCGACGTAAAAGAAGCTACAAAACGAGGAATCTATGTTACCAATACTCCTGGCGTGTTAACCGAGACCACCGCGGACTTCGCTTGGGCGCTTCTAATGGCCGCAGCGAGAAGAGTTGCCGAAGCTGATAGATATGTTCGTGCTGGAAAGTGGAAAGTTGGGTGGCATCCTGCTATGCTTCAAGGTAGAGATGTTTATGGCGCAACTTTAGGAATCATCGGCTTGGGAAGAATCGGCTCATCCATCGCAAAAAGAGCGAGAGGGTTCGACATGAAAGTTCTCTATTACGATGTGATTCGCAGACAAGACCTTGAAAAAGAGCTAAAAATAGAGTACGCAGAAATCGACACGCTGCTACAAAAAGCAGACTTTGTAACAATCAACGTCCCGCTACTCAAAGCCACATACCACCTAATAGACGAGAAAAAACTCAGACTAATGAAGAAGACAGCCATCCTAATTAACAACGCAAGAGGGCCAGTCGTTGACGAAAAAGCACTTTATGAGGCCCTGAAGGAAGGATGGATTGCCAGTGCTGGCTTAGACGTTTTTGAGCAAGAACCCACACCACAGAGTAATCCGTTGTTAACACTTGAGAATGTAATTGTGGCACCCCACATATCCAGCGCTAGCTTTGAGACGCGGTCAAGAATGTCAGAAATGGTGGCTGAGAACCTAGTAGCCTTTTTTGAAAGCAGAGTTCCTCCAAACCTCGTGAACAAAGACGTTGTGGGAATCAAAAAGCCTGGCCCAAAATAG
- a CDS encoding glycerate kinase produces the protein MVIIKNKKALIENAKSKLDRKARKLALEALEAALEAADPKEIIKSKVTVKGSTLRIGQHRFGLQKFHRIYVVGGGKASGKMAEALESVLGNRISSGIVNVPHNSGPYKTRRIKFQEASHPIPDDAGMKGAEKMLNLVRQAEKNDLIICLISGGGSSLMPLPRGEITLNDKRQVTEALLKSGATINEVNTMRKHISAFKGGWLAKKAYPATIVNLILSDVIGDPLDFIASGPTVPDSTTFADAIEIMRRYKLWANVPQSVRIVLVEGQKDLIAETPKKGDKVFRKVYNIVVGNNRSATLAVCNKIQKMGLRSLLLTASLEGEARHVGTVLASIAKEVGASGHPLPKPCGIVAGGETTVTVVGDGKGGRNQEIALSAALSISDMNGVVVASFSTDGIEGLTEAAGALADGKTIIRSQEQGLNAKNFLANNDSFNFFSKLDDLIFTGLTRTNVNDISVIISIK, from the coding sequence ATGGTAATAATCAAGAACAAAAAGGCTCTCATAGAAAACGCGAAATCCAAGCTTGACAGAAAAGCTCGAAAACTGGCTCTAGAAGCTTTAGAAGCAGCGTTGGAAGCGGCAGACCCCAAAGAGATAATCAAGTCAAAGGTCACGGTGAAAGGCAGCACGTTAAGAATCGGTCAGCACAGATTTGGTTTACAAAAGTTTCATCGCATCTATGTTGTTGGTGGTGGAAAGGCAAGTGGAAAGATGGCTGAGGCCCTAGAGTCAGTTCTTGGAAATCGAATATCAAGCGGAATCGTTAACGTTCCCCACAACAGTGGCCCCTATAAAACTCGCAGAATCAAGTTTCAAGAGGCTAGCCATCCGATTCCTGACGATGCGGGAATGAAAGGTGCAGAAAAAATGTTGAATCTTGTCCGCCAAGCTGAGAAAAACGATTTAATCATTTGCTTAATTTCAGGGGGTGGGTCGAGTTTGATGCCGTTGCCCCGCGGTGAAATAACTCTAAATGACAAACGGCAGGTTACCGAGGCGTTGTTGAAGTCTGGCGCCACAATAAATGAGGTTAACACCATGCGGAAGCATATTTCAGCTTTTAAAGGGGGTTGGCTGGCAAAAAAGGCATATCCCGCCACAATTGTCAACCTCATATTATCAGACGTAATAGGCGATCCTTTAGATTTCATCGCATCGGGTCCAACCGTTCCTGACTCGACCACTTTTGCCGACGCGATAGAAATCATGAGACGGTACAAGCTATGGGCGAACGTGCCACAATCCGTTAGAATCGTGCTTGTTGAGGGGCAGAAAGATTTGATCGCGGAAACACCGAAGAAAGGAGACAAGGTGTTTAGGAAAGTCTACAACATTGTTGTTGGAAACAATCGCTCGGCAACTTTAGCTGTCTGCAACAAGATTCAAAAGATGGGTTTACGTTCGCTCCTTCTCACGGCTTCTCTTGAAGGCGAAGCAAGGCATGTGGGAACAGTATTAGCCTCTATAGCAAAAGAGGTTGGGGCTTCTGGACATCCGTTACCTAAACCTTGTGGAATTGTTGCTGGCGGAGAAACAACGGTTACTGTTGTTGGAGACGGGAAGGGCGGGAGAAACCAAGAAATTGCGTTAAGTGCAGCCTTGAGTATTTCGGACATGAATGGAGTTGTTGTTGCTTCCTTCAGTACCGATGGCATAGAGGGACTAACAGAAGCAGCAGGCGCCTTAGCAGACGGAAAAACCATAATCCGCTCTCAAGAACAAGGGTTGAATGCTAAAAACTTTCTTGCAAACAATGACTCCTTCAATTTCTTCTCAAAACTGGACGACCTCATTTTCACAGGTCTTACAAGAACCAACGTCAATGACATTTCAGTCATTATATCAATAAAATAA
- a CDS encoding biotin/lipoyl-binding protein: MPEYNIMIENRTYRVELVKREGEQLFKAKVNDKPVELRLEKSETGATSPFTLDVGEKTYRVELERIYRRAPFTLKVNNALFKAQLREPAKRMAAQTPTVQVVARAERRRGTVVEEGVVVSPMAGKIVSVKVKKGDVVKAGDVVCILEAMKMENEITATKTGKVQEVNVAEGTPVNDGEILIIIK; the protein is encoded by the coding sequence GTGCCCGAATACAACATAATGATTGAAAACAGGACATATAGAGTGGAGCTTGTCAAGAGAGAGGGTGAACAGCTGTTTAAGGCAAAGGTAAACGACAAGCCAGTTGAACTGAGATTAGAGAAAAGCGAAACAGGTGCCACCTCGCCTTTTACTCTCGATGTTGGAGAGAAAACGTATCGGGTTGAACTGGAGAGAATTTACAGACGTGCACCTTTTACTTTGAAAGTTAACAACGCGCTTTTTAAGGCTCAACTTAGGGAACCTGCTAAGAGAATGGCTGCTCAAACACCTACCGTGCAAGTCGTGGCAAGAGCTGAAAGACGTCGAGGAACAGTTGTTGAGGAAGGTGTTGTGGTGTCCCCTATGGCTGGAAAAATTGTCTCAGTTAAGGTAAAGAAAGGCGATGTTGTAAAAGCTGGCGATGTAGTTTGCATTCTTGAGGCAATGAAAATGGAAAACGAAATCACGGCTACAAAGACTGGGAAGGTTCAGGAAGTAAATGTTGCAGAAGGAACTCCAGTAAACGACGGAGAAATCTTGATCATAATAAAATAG
- a CDS encoding oxaloacetate decarboxylase subunit alpha produces MAKTVKITDTTFRDAHQSLMATRMRTESMVPIAEKIDQVGFFSLEVWGGATFDVSIRYLNEDPWERLRTLKKHVQKTPLQMLLRGQNLVGYRNYPDDVLIKFVEKAAENGIDIFRIFDALNDTRNLEIAIKTVKKVGAHAQGSLCYTISPVHTTDYYLKVAKCLAELDCDSICVKDMAGMLMPQKVYELVSALKKEVGLPVHMHCHSTSGTVMMTYLRACQAGADILDAAFSPLAGGTSQPPVESIVAGLKDTEYDTGLDMELLVEIAEYFRGLREKYYDPLRLISPLAERVDTSILKHQIPGGMFSNLISQLKEQNALDELDMVLKEVPHVREELGYPPLVTPTSQLVGTQAVFNVLSGERYKIVPKEVRNYVKGFYGKPPAPINKKIKKKIIGDEKPIKCRPADLLKSELGKISNKIKPYIQSEEDELTYALFPKVAAEFFKKREAKRKEKDVALTPEQQELEEIAALSVAVAAFLKSTHEVKAVIPIRKAGMGRLSPWVLSARQKLVRQGG; encoded by the coding sequence TTGGCTAAAACCGTCAAAATAACCGACACAACCTTCAGAGACGCCCATCAATCCTTAATGGCAACTCGCATGAGAACCGAATCCATGGTTCCCATAGCCGAAAAAATAGACCAAGTGGGATTCTTTTCTCTCGAAGTCTGGGGAGGCGCCACCTTCGACGTCAGCATCCGCTACTTAAACGAAGACCCGTGGGAACGCCTTCGTACACTGAAGAAACACGTTCAAAAAACGCCCCTGCAGATGCTTTTACGGGGACAAAATTTGGTTGGCTACCGAAACTACCCCGACGACGTTCTAATTAAATTTGTGGAAAAAGCTGCAGAGAACGGCATAGACATATTCCGCATCTTCGACGCCTTAAACGACACTCGCAACCTAGAAATCGCTATAAAAACCGTGAAAAAAGTCGGCGCCCACGCTCAAGGCTCATTGTGTTATACTATAAGTCCCGTCCATACAACAGATTACTACTTGAAAGTAGCTAAGTGTTTAGCCGAGCTTGACTGCGACTCAATATGCGTCAAAGACATGGCGGGTATGCTCATGCCCCAAAAAGTCTACGAACTTGTTTCAGCGTTGAAGAAGGAAGTCGGCTTGCCAGTTCACATGCACTGCCACAGCACTAGCGGCACGGTTATGATGACCTACTTACGTGCTTGCCAAGCTGGAGCCGACATTTTAGATGCCGCTTTCTCGCCTTTAGCGGGGGGCACGTCACAACCACCCGTTGAAAGCATAGTAGCTGGATTAAAAGATACTGAGTATGATACAGGGCTTGACATGGAGTTATTAGTCGAGATCGCTGAATACTTTCGTGGTTTGCGAGAAAAATATTACGACCCCCTCCGCTTGATTAGCCCCTTAGCCGAAAGAGTAGACACGTCTATTCTAAAGCATCAGATTCCCGGAGGAATGTTTTCCAACCTAATTTCGCAGTTAAAGGAACAAAACGCCCTCGACGAGCTTGACATGGTTTTAAAGGAGGTTCCACATGTTCGAGAAGAGCTGGGATATCCGCCTCTTGTTACCCCTACCAGTCAACTGGTTGGGACACAAGCTGTTTTTAACGTTTTATCGGGTGAACGCTACAAGATCGTGCCTAAAGAAGTGAGAAATTACGTAAAAGGATTCTACGGGAAACCACCCGCACCGATAAATAAGAAGATAAAGAAAAAGATAATTGGCGATGAAAAACCAATCAAATGCCGCCCAGCAGACCTGCTTAAATCGGAACTTGGTAAAATATCCAACAAGATTAAGCCCTACATACAAAGCGAGGAAGACGAACTGACTTATGCTTTGTTCCCAAAAGTCGCGGCAGAATTCTTCAAAAAAAGGGAAGCAAAAAGAAAAGAAAAAGATGTGGCTTTAACTCCAGAACAACAGGAACTAGAAGAAATTGCAGCGCTGTCAGTAGCAGTCGCAGCATTTCTCAAAAGCACTCATGAGGTGAAAGCAGTGATTCCCATCAGAAAAGCTGGAATGGGGAGACTTTCACCATGGGTTTTGTCAGCTAGACAGAAATTAGTCAGACAAGGTGGCTGA
- a CDS encoding methylmalonyl-CoA carboxyltransferase — protein sequence MRKLRERAKLGGGKKRIEKQHKQGKLTARERIDLLLDPGSFVELDPFIVHQCTDFGMAERKIPGDGVVTGYGTINGRLVYVFSQDFTVFGGSLGEMFAKKMCKLMDLAMKTGAPIIGLNDSGGARIQEGVASLAGYGDIFFRNVIASGVIPQISAVMGPCAGGAVYSPAMTDFIIMVKDTSHMFITGPEVIKTVLGQEVDFEELGGALTHMQTSGVCHFMADNEQECIELIRRLLSYLPSNNMEDPPIEETGDNPNRTDESLEEIVPDDPDKPYDTKEIIATVVDNGEFLEVQPLWAPNIVVGFARLNGRSIGIVANQPKYFAGTLDVKSSTKAARFIRFCDAFNIPIITFEDVPGFLPGIDQEHSGIIRHGAKLLFAYCEATVPKITVIIRKAYGGAYDVMGSKHSGADINYAWPSAEIAVMGPAGAINIIFRKDIKKSKDTEKRKKELTEEYREKFATPYIAAEKGYIDDIIEPSQTRPKLISALEMLVTKRESRPPKKHPNIPL from the coding sequence ATGCGTAAGCTGCGGGAAAGGGCGAAGCTTGGAGGCGGAAAAAAACGGATAGAAAAGCAACATAAGCAAGGTAAGCTTACTGCAAGAGAGAGAATTGACTTGCTTTTAGATCCCGGCAGCTTCGTAGAACTTGACCCTTTTATCGTTCACCAATGCACTGATTTTGGAATGGCTGAAAGAAAAATTCCTGGAGACGGCGTGGTAACGGGATACGGGACAATCAACGGGCGGCTAGTCTACGTTTTTTCCCAAGATTTCACAGTGTTCGGTGGCTCCCTAGGAGAAATGTTTGCTAAAAAGATGTGCAAGTTAATGGACTTAGCGATGAAAACAGGCGCGCCAATCATAGGATTGAATGACAGCGGCGGGGCAAGAATCCAAGAAGGAGTTGCAAGCCTTGCAGGCTACGGCGACATATTCTTCAGAAACGTGATAGCTTCGGGTGTCATTCCCCAAATTTCTGCTGTTATGGGTCCTTGTGCAGGCGGAGCAGTTTACTCGCCAGCCATGACCGATTTTATCATCATGGTGAAAGATACAAGTCACATGTTTATTACTGGACCAGAGGTCATCAAGACAGTCTTAGGGCAAGAAGTTGACTTTGAAGAATTGGGTGGCGCCTTGACCCACATGCAGACGAGCGGCGTTTGTCATTTCATGGCTGACAACGAACAGGAATGCATCGAACTCATTAGAAGACTTCTCAGCTACCTGCCTTCCAACAACATGGAAGACCCCCCTATTGAAGAAACTGGCGATAACCCAAACCGCACTGACGAGAGTTTAGAGGAAATTGTGCCAGACGACCCAGACAAGCCATACGACACGAAAGAAATAATAGCCACAGTCGTGGACAACGGGGAATTCTTGGAAGTTCAGCCTCTTTGGGCGCCAAACATAGTAGTAGGCTTTGCAAGATTGAATGGACGTTCAATAGGAATCGTGGCAAACCAGCCAAAATACTTCGCGGGCACCTTAGACGTAAAATCTTCAACAAAAGCAGCAAGATTCATACGGTTCTGCGACGCCTTCAACATTCCCATCATCACCTTCGAAGATGTCCCCGGCTTTCTACCAGGCATAGACCAAGAACATAGCGGAATAATACGCCACGGCGCAAAACTACTCTTCGCCTACTGCGAAGCCACGGTACCAAAAATCACCGTCATAATCCGCAAAGCATACGGAGGGGCATACGACGTCATGGGTAGCAAGCACTCCGGCGCAGACATAAACTACGCCTGGCCATCCGCAGAAATCGCTGTCATGGGTCCAGCAGGAGCAATCAACATCATCTTCAGGAAAGACATAAAAAAATCGAAGGATACAGAGAAAAGGAAAAAAGAATTAACAGAAGAGTACCGTGAAAAATTTGCAACCCCATACATTGCCGCAGAGAAAGGCTATATTGACGACATCATAGAGCCATCACAGACGAGACCTAAACTCATCAGTGCCCTAGAAATGCTGGTCACTAAGCGTGAGTCGCGACCACCTAAGAAACATCCAAACATTCCTCTTTGA